In the Quadrisphaera sp. RL12-1S genome, one interval contains:
- the hrpA gene encoding ATP-dependent RNA helicase HrpA: MTTTTAGPDPAVLRSGLVATTLRDERRLARRLDGAERAQGPRRARQLAEVAEQVLAAQGRLASRAASADALVGSITYPDLPVSARRDDIAAAIAGHQVVVVAGETGSGKTTQLPKICLELGRGVRGLVGHTQPRRIAARAVAERVAEELGGPSAAVGQAVGYAVRFTDEVGPDSLVKLMTDGILLAEVQRDPDLLAYDTIIIDEAHERSLTIDFLLGYLHRLLPRRPDLKVVITSATIDPQRFADHFSTVAGEVPVVEVSGRTFPVEVRYRPLSLDEAPLDGAGGAGEDGEDDDGESLEADPDDARHGRGEDRDQTEGILDAVAELTALGEGDVLVFLSGERDIRDTADALTAAIERREVPGLRPAGSGGAGATEVLPLFGRLSAADQHRVFSKPGAGTSRRIVLATNVAETSLTVPGIRYVVDTGTARISRYSARTKVQRLPIEPVSQASAAQRSGRCGRVADGVAIRLYSERDFESRPRFTQPEVQRTSLASVILQMASLGLGAVEDFPFLDAPDRRQVRDGLALLHELGAIDTATPEGNPRLTEVGKRLAQVPADPRFARMLLQADREGVVPELLVLVASLSVQDVRERPLENADAARKSHRRFADEHSDFVSTLNLWKYLTEQAAERSSSSFRRMCKAEFLHHLRIREWQDVHAQLRRVLRGLGISTPGGAESARVRTGEELEPVRAQVHAALLAGLLTQVGSKDLRAEEKNGRDGQRETRRRGPAEYVGARGTRFAIAPGSVLAKRSPSWVVAAELVETSRLWARVVARVDPEQVEALASHLVVRSHSEPRWSKQRGAAVATERVTLYGLPLVAGRTVPLARLDPLTARDLFIRHALVGGEWDARGAAVAFVEANAAVARDVEELQARTRRRDLRVDDEALVAFYDARLPADATSARAFEAWWRKERRTRPDLLTLTVADLTTGDADVEDAPTSWSSGSFDLSLSYLFDPRSTRDGVTVHVPLAVLAQVPETGLDWGVPAWRTELVTALLRALPKPVRVQLVPVPDTAREVAAALPAVPPPGVRLVDAVAEVLRARRGVVVPPEAWDAARLAETAPHLLPTYALEDADGRVVATGKDLAALREKTAGAQRAAVVQAVTAGARASGQQLEHEALTAWPAGLVLAEQVETAAPDGRPVVGFPSLVVERWTAASKQTKDGERRIAVRVLATEAEARAAHPRGVARLARLVLANPTKSLLDGLGTPARLALARSPHGTVEALLADCADAAVDHLVGARAPGGGLGVREGQTFDALLRAVRPDLLATTQQVLGLVQRVLKSARDVEHALDRTPASLPLVASLADVRAQLGVLVHAGFVAEVGLARLPDVQRYLRALLRRLEVLGGSGGGGGAAQAAQRDRDRTGVVQRLEADLERAVAALPSARRDAEEVRAVRWQLQELRVSLFAQTVGASGPVSEKRVAAAITALR; the protein is encoded by the coding sequence ATGACGACGACGACCGCGGGCCCCGACCCGGCCGTGCTCCGCAGCGGGCTCGTGGCCACCACCCTGCGCGACGAGCGCCGCCTGGCCCGGCGCCTGGACGGCGCCGAGCGCGCCCAGGGCCCCCGGCGGGCCCGGCAGCTGGCCGAGGTCGCCGAGCAGGTCCTCGCCGCGCAGGGGCGCCTGGCCTCGCGGGCGGCGTCCGCGGACGCCCTCGTCGGCTCCATCACCTACCCGGACCTGCCGGTCAGCGCTCGCCGCGACGACATCGCGGCCGCCATCGCCGGTCACCAGGTGGTCGTCGTCGCCGGCGAGACCGGCTCGGGCAAGACCACCCAGCTGCCCAAGATCTGCCTGGAGCTGGGCCGCGGCGTGCGCGGCCTGGTCGGGCACACCCAGCCGCGGCGCATCGCGGCGCGCGCGGTGGCCGAGCGCGTGGCCGAGGAGCTGGGGGGGCCCTCAGCAGCAGTCGGCCAGGCGGTCGGCTACGCGGTCCGCTTCACCGACGAGGTCGGGCCCGACAGCCTGGTCAAGCTCATGACCGACGGCATCCTGCTGGCCGAGGTCCAGCGCGACCCGGACCTGCTCGCCTACGACACGATCATCATCGACGAGGCGCACGAGCGGTCCCTCACCATCGACTTCCTCCTGGGGTACCTGCACCGGCTGCTGCCGCGCCGACCGGACCTCAAGGTGGTCATCACCTCCGCGACCATCGACCCGCAGCGCTTCGCCGACCACTTCTCGACCGTCGCGGGCGAGGTGCCGGTGGTGGAGGTCTCCGGGCGCACCTTCCCGGTGGAGGTGCGCTACCGCCCGCTCAGCCTCGACGAGGCGCCCCTCGACGGTGCCGGCGGTGCCGGCGAGGACGGGGAGGACGACGACGGCGAGTCGCTCGAGGCCGACCCCGACGACGCGCGCCACGGTCGGGGTGAGGACCGGGACCAGACGGAGGGGATCCTCGACGCCGTCGCCGAGCTCACCGCGCTCGGTGAGGGTGACGTGCTGGTGTTCCTCTCCGGCGAGCGCGACATCCGCGACACCGCCGACGCCCTGACCGCCGCGATCGAGCGGCGGGAGGTCCCCGGTCTGCGCCCGGCGGGTTCGGGCGGCGCGGGTGCCACGGAGGTGCTGCCGCTGTTCGGGCGCCTCTCGGCGGCCGACCAGCACCGCGTCTTCTCCAAGCCGGGCGCCGGCACCTCGCGGCGGATCGTGCTGGCCACCAACGTGGCGGAGACGTCGCTGACGGTGCCGGGCATCCGGTACGTCGTCGACACCGGCACCGCCCGCATCTCCCGGTACTCGGCGCGCACCAAGGTGCAGCGCCTGCCCATCGAGCCGGTGAGCCAGGCGAGCGCCGCGCAGCGGTCGGGGCGCTGCGGTCGCGTGGCCGACGGCGTGGCGATCCGGCTCTACAGCGAGCGCGACTTCGAGTCCCGGCCGCGGTTCACCCAGCCCGAGGTGCAGCGCACGTCGCTGGCCAGCGTCATCCTGCAGATGGCCTCCCTCGGCCTGGGCGCGGTGGAGGACTTCCCCTTCCTGGACGCCCCCGACCGCCGCCAGGTGCGCGACGGCCTGGCGCTGCTGCACGAGCTCGGCGCGATCGACACCGCCACGCCGGAGGGGAACCCCCGCCTGACGGAGGTCGGCAAGCGGCTGGCGCAGGTGCCGGCCGACCCGCGGTTCGCGCGGATGCTGCTCCAGGCCGACCGCGAGGGCGTCGTCCCGGAGCTCCTCGTGCTGGTGGCGTCCCTGTCGGTGCAGGACGTGCGGGAGCGTCCGCTGGAGAACGCCGACGCCGCCCGCAAGAGCCACCGGCGCTTCGCCGACGAGCACTCCGACTTCGTCTCCACGCTGAACCTCTGGAAGTACCTCACCGAGCAGGCGGCCGAGCGGTCGTCGTCGTCGTTCCGGCGGATGTGCAAGGCCGAGTTCCTCCACCACCTGCGGATCCGCGAGTGGCAGGACGTCCACGCCCAGCTGCGGCGCGTGCTGCGCGGGCTCGGCATCTCCACGCCCGGTGGCGCGGAGAGCGCCCGGGTGCGCACCGGCGAGGAGCTGGAGCCGGTGCGCGCGCAGGTGCACGCGGCGCTGCTCGCAGGGCTGCTGACCCAGGTGGGCAGCAAGGACCTGCGTGCTGAGGAGAAGAACGGGCGCGACGGCCAGCGCGAGACCCGGCGCCGCGGCCCGGCGGAGTACGTCGGGGCGCGCGGCACGCGGTTCGCCATCGCCCCGGGGTCGGTGCTGGCCAAGCGCTCCCCCAGCTGGGTGGTGGCCGCCGAGCTGGTGGAGACCTCCCGGCTGTGGGCGCGCGTCGTCGCCCGGGTCGACCCGGAGCAGGTGGAGGCCCTGGCCTCGCACCTGGTGGTGCGCAGCCACTCCGAGCCGCGCTGGAGCAAGCAGCGCGGTGCGGCGGTGGCCACCGAGCGGGTCACGCTGTACGGCCTGCCGCTGGTGGCCGGGCGCACCGTGCCGCTGGCCCGGCTCGACCCGCTCACCGCACGGGACCTCTTCATCCGCCACGCCCTCGTGGGCGGGGAGTGGGACGCGCGCGGCGCCGCCGTGGCCTTCGTGGAGGCGAACGCCGCGGTGGCGCGCGACGTCGAGGAGCTGCAGGCCCGCACCCGCCGCCGCGACCTGCGGGTCGACGACGAGGCGCTGGTCGCCTTCTACGACGCCCGGCTGCCCGCCGACGCCACCTCCGCCCGCGCGTTCGAGGCGTGGTGGCGCAAGGAGCGGCGCACCAGGCCGGACCTGCTGACCCTGACCGTCGCCGACCTCACCACCGGCGACGCGGACGTGGAGGACGCCCCCACGTCGTGGAGCTCGGGCAGCTTCGACCTGTCGCTGAGCTACCTGTTCGACCCGCGGTCCACCCGGGACGGCGTCACCGTCCACGTGCCGCTCGCCGTGCTCGCGCAGGTGCCGGAGACCGGGCTCGACTGGGGCGTGCCCGCGTGGCGCACCGAGCTGGTGACGGCGCTGCTGCGGGCGCTGCCCAAGCCGGTCCGCGTGCAGCTGGTGCCGGTTCCCGACACCGCCCGCGAGGTGGCGGCCGCGCTGCCGGCCGTCCCACCGCCCGGGGTGAGGCTCGTCGACGCCGTGGCCGAGGTCCTCCGCGCGCGGCGCGGCGTCGTCGTCCCCCCCGAGGCCTGGGACGCCGCGCGGCTGGCGGAGACCGCCCCGCACCTGCTGCCCACGTACGCCCTCGAGGACGCCGACGGGCGCGTCGTCGCCACCGGCAAGGACCTCGCCGCGCTGCGCGAGAAGACCGCCGGCGCGCAGCGCGCCGCCGTCGTGCAGGCGGTGACGGCGGGGGCCAGGGCGTCCGGGCAGCAGCTCGAGCACGAGGCGCTCACCGCCTGGCCGGCTGGGCTGGTGCTCGCCGAGCAGGTGGAGACCGCCGCACCCGACGGGCGGCCGGTGGTCGGCTTCCCCAGCCTCGTGGTGGAGCGCTGGACGGCCGCGTCGAAGCAGACGAAGGACGGCGAGCGGCGGATCGCGGTGCGCGTGCTGGCCACCGAGGCCGAGGCGCGCGCCGCCCACCCGCGGGGCGTGGCCCGCCTGGCGCGACTGGTGCTGGCCAACCCGACGAAGTCGCTGCTGGACGGGTTGGGGACACCTGCCCGTCTGGCCCTGGCGCGGTCACCGCACGGCACCGTGGAGGCGCTGCTGGCGGACTGCGCCGACGCCGCGGTCGACCACCTCGTCGGCGCCCGCGCCCCCGGTGGCGGGCTCGGCGTCCGCGAGGGGCAGACCTTCGACGCGCTGCTGCGCGCGGTCCGCCCCGACCTGCTGGCCACCACGCAGCAGGTGCTCGGGCTCGTGCAGCGGGTGCTGAAGTCGGCCCGCGACGTCGAGCACGCCCTCGACAGGACCCCGGCCTCGCTGCCGCTGGTGGCGTCCCTGGCCGACGTGCGCGCCCAGCTCGGGGTGCTGGTGCACGCCGGCTTCGTGGCCGAGGTGGGGCTGGCGCGGCTGCCTGACGTGCAGCGCTACCTGCGCGCGCTGCTGCGCCGGCTCGAGGTCCTCGGCGGCTCCGGTGGCGGGGGTGGTGCTGCCCAGGCGGCGCAGCGCGACCGCGACCGCACCGGCGTCGTCCAGCGGCTCGAGGCGGACCTCGAGCGCGCTGTGGCGGCGCTGCCCTCGGCGCGCCGGGACGCCGAGGAGGTGCGCGCGGTGCGCTGGCAGCTGCAGGAGCTGCGTGTGAGCCTGTTCGCCCAGACCGTCGGGGCGAGCGGTCCCGTCAGCGAGAAGCGCGTCGCCGCCGCCATCACCGCCCTGCGCTAG
- a CDS encoding PP2C family protein-serine/threonine phosphatase — protein MGGGFGAGADDEHVLLRPTRRWLWLGVAACVGLTATDLVSGELSGDPGAANIGGAFALAPTITAIGGARWHVVAVGLLATLVALWTCLVDGTPPLTTLVSCGVVALSTAVVAVVAGVRRSHLAQLQDRRQAARTLQSAMLTHLPQPRGLQLASRYTPASSGDQVGGDWYDALVDASGATTLVIGDVTGHDIRAAASMGQVRAVLRAYAVEGGQEPSALIARTEAALDALGLDVLATLVVARVDPPQTPGGARHLTWSSAGHPPPVLVAPDGDGRARAVVVPTSSGEPGPDVMVGVVPGSARRDHRCPLPPGATLLLHTDGLVERRDADLDAGTAALLAELEREGHRDLDDLLDTVLPDLLHGHRDDDVAVLAVRTR, from the coding sequence ATGGGCGGGGGCTTCGGCGCAGGCGCGGACGACGAGCACGTGCTGCTGCGACCCACCCGGCGCTGGCTGTGGCTCGGGGTGGCGGCGTGCGTCGGGCTGACGGCGACCGACCTCGTCTCCGGCGAGCTCAGCGGCGACCCGGGCGCGGCGAACATCGGGGGTGCGTTCGCCCTGGCGCCCACGATCACGGCCATCGGCGGAGCCCGCTGGCACGTCGTGGCGGTGGGACTGCTGGCCACCCTGGTGGCGCTGTGGACCTGCCTGGTGGACGGCACCCCGCCGCTCACCACGCTGGTCAGCTGCGGCGTGGTGGCGCTGTCGACCGCGGTGGTGGCCGTGGTGGCGGGCGTGCGCCGCTCCCACCTGGCGCAGCTGCAGGACCGCCGGCAGGCCGCCCGCACGCTGCAGTCCGCGATGCTCACGCACCTGCCCCAGCCGCGCGGCCTGCAGCTGGCCAGCCGGTACACCCCGGCGAGCTCCGGGGACCAGGTGGGCGGCGACTGGTACGACGCGCTCGTGGACGCCTCCGGCGCCACCACCCTGGTCATCGGCGACGTCACGGGCCACGACATCCGCGCCGCCGCGTCCATGGGCCAGGTGCGCGCGGTGCTGCGCGCCTACGCCGTGGAGGGCGGGCAGGAGCCGTCGGCGCTCATCGCGCGCACCGAGGCGGCCCTCGACGCTCTGGGGCTGGACGTGCTGGCCACCCTCGTGGTGGCCCGGGTCGACCCGCCGCAGACCCCCGGCGGCGCGCGCCACCTGACCTGGAGCAGCGCCGGCCACCCGCCGCCGGTGCTCGTGGCGCCGGACGGGGACGGACGCGCGCGCGCCGTCGTCGTCCCCACCAGCAGCGGGGAGCCCGGGCCCGACGTCATGGTGGGCGTGGTGCCGGGATCGGCCCGCCGCGACCACCGCTGCCCCCTGCCGCCGGGCGCGACCCTGCTGCTGCACACCGACGGCCTGGTGGAGCGGCGCGACGCCGACCTCGACGCGGGCACCGCCGCGCTGCTCGCCGAGCTGGAGCGCGAGGGCCACCGGGACCTGGACGACCTCCTCGACACCGTGCTGCCGGACCTGCTCCACGGCCACCGCGACGACGACGTGGCCGTCCTCGCCGTCCGCACCCGCTGA